One Streptomyces sp. NBC_01217 genomic region harbors:
- a CDS encoding pyridoxamine 5'-phosphate oxidase family protein, producing MAVDVTNPSPEYLAFWREYHLCTLTTPRSDGTPHVVPVGVTYDPGAGLARIITNKNSRKVANILAAGPDGARVAVCQVDRGRWATLEGLATVRTEPDVVADAVSRYAQRYERTPAPNPDRVVIEITLDRALGRA from the coding sequence ATGGCAGTCGACGTGACGAATCCCAGCCCCGAGTACCTCGCGTTCTGGCGCGAATACCACCTGTGCACCCTGACCACACCCCGCTCCGACGGCACACCGCACGTGGTGCCGGTGGGCGTGACGTACGACCCCGGGGCCGGGCTCGCCCGCATCATCACCAACAAGAACAGCCGGAAGGTCGCCAACATCCTGGCCGCGGGCCCGGACGGCGCCCGGGTCGCCGTCTGTCAGGTCGACCGGGGCCGCTGGGCGACGCTGGAGGGCCTCGCGACGGTACGCACGGAGCCGGACGTGGTCGCCGACGCGGTGAGCCGCTACGCGCAGCGTTACGAACGCACGCCGGCGCCCAACCCGGACCGCGTCGTCATCGAGATCACCCTGGACCGGGCGCTCGGCAGGGCGTGA
- a CDS encoding (2Fe-2S)-binding protein, with protein MTIPPDDRTFRREMATAYRSGWHFIDLVTAVPRCGDSLMVTLFGDPIVVAREEDDEVRAYRCLRKPRGAPQPVRCAIRYDMIFVNLDRRDHQLFEPETISATPRSA; from the coding sequence ATGACCATCCCGCCGGACGACCGGACCTTCCGGCGGGAGATGGCTACGGCCTACCGATCAGGCTGGCATTTCATCGATCTCGTCACGGCCGTCCCCCGCTGTGGCGACTCGCTGATGGTCACCCTGTTCGGCGACCCCATCGTTGTCGCACGTGAAGAAGACGACGAAGTGCGTGCGTACCGCTGTCTCCGCAAGCCGCGTGGAGCTCCGCAGCCCGTCCGCTGCGCGATTCGGTACGACATGATTTTTGTGAACCTCGACCGGCGGGACCACCAGCTGTTCGAGCCAGAGACCATTTCCGCCACCCCCCGCAGTGCCTGA